The Acidobacteriota bacterium DNA segment TTGGCGGTCAATGAAGTGTTTACGCTCTATGTCACGGACGAAAGCGCCAGCCGGATCATGCGCATCTCCAACGCGCACACGACGGTTTCGGGAACGAGTGGAACGATGCAGGCGACGCTGGGAACGGCGCTCAACCGGGTGAAGAACCCGCAGGGAGTGGCGGTGGACGAAGCCGGCAACGTGTACGTGGCGGATACCGGAAACTCGCGAATCCTGCGCTGGGCCAACGGCAACCCGAATAATTCGACGGCGTTGGCGCTGTTGGGATCAGGATTGGGTCAGGTGAACAAAGCGGAAGGGGTGTCGGTCAATCAGTTCTTCAGCGGGCCGTTCGCGAATCAATCGTTGCTGGTGGTGGGCGACACGCTCAATAACCGGGTGCAGTGTCGGCTGATTCCAACCGGAGGCTGGGCCTTGCTTGGCTCACCCAACGGAGTCGGCGGCGGAGTCGGACAGTTCCGGGCACCGAGCAAGGTTCGCTGAGTACAAGTCCCCATAAAAGGGGGATGAAATTCGACCACTCGCTGGGGAAAAATTGGTTTTCGCCCGGATGGGCGGTGGAAAGTAGCCGGTGGCAAGTGTCGCTTTGGACACGCGGCCACCGGACGGAGTCGCCCGTGAGGTGCGCGCCCGGATGGGCGCTGGAGGTGTGGTTCGGTCACGTTTCCCGTGGAGTTTCAGTCACTCGTTTACGATTTTGGTTCCAGCGCCCATCCGGGCGCGAACCTGTCCGGGCCTGGATTCCGGAGGGTGCGCCTCAAAGCAGGCTGCCCTCCGGCTACTGTCCACCGCCCATCCGGGCGAAAACCGAAATTCCATCCCTTATTTATGAGGACTTGTACTAAGGTGGTGAAAAAAGCTCCGTTAAGCCACCGCACTCCACAGCCATCCTTTGGGTTTGGGAGGCTTGGGAACATCCTGAGCACACCGAAATCCAAAAATAAATCCAATGCTGCCAGGTGGCATGCCCATGCGGTGGCTGATACGCAGGTAGTTTTTTTGTTCATTCCAGGAACCGCCTCGAACCACCCTTCCTCGACCAAAATTTGGGCCAGGTGGGTTGATTTCAGGACTGACCCGGTAATATTGGGGATCATACCAGTCGGCGCACCACTCAGCCGCATTTCCAGCCATATCATACAAACCAAAGGGATTTGGGGGAAATGAGGTGATGACGACGGTTTGAATTCCTTCCAGTGGGTGCGACCGTTTATCGGGAACGTCCAGGTGACCAAAGTTGGCCTCCTGAGCGGTGACCTCCCTGGCTTCGCCGCCGCAGGCATACTGTGCCGAATCACGTCCTGCGCGGGCGGCATATTCCCATTCGGCTTCGGTTGGAAGTCGTTTTCCAATCCACCGGGCATAGGCGACGGCATCATTCCAGGTCACTGAAACCACCGGGTGACCTTCTCGACCTGGAGTCGCATACCGATCCCAGCGTCCTTCGCTTTTGTATCCTGTAATTTCAACAAAATTGCGAAACTGCCGGTTGGTCACTTCCATTTGGTCAAGATAAAACGCATCGAGTTTGACCTGATGGATTGGAGCTTCGGCTGGGTCTCCGATGTGACTCCCCATTTGAAATGTGCCCGCTGGAATCAAAACCATACCAGGCGGTGCCGGGGGTGGGGAAAAAGGTGGGTCTGGCTCTTGATGGCACCCAGACGAAAAACTGAGCAGTATCGTCAGAAAAAGGAGGGGCCAAAATGGTTTGGGCGAACCACAGGTTCGCCCAGGAGGAAGATATTGGAGTTGGAACTTCGCCATTGGTGTTTGGTAACTGGTAGCTGGTCCTTGTTAGAGGTAATTTTTCCGCCGAAAGACGTCATCCTTGAGTGATGAAACCCGGTCGAGGAAAAGAAGTCCGTTTAAATGGTCAATTTCGTGTTGGATCGCACGGGCTTCAAATCCTTCGGTTTCCAGGTTGTATTCTTTCCCAGTTGGATCGGTATACCGGAGCGCAATTTGAACCGAGCGCCGAACGTTCCCAGTAAAGTCCGGGATGCTCAAACACCCTTCACGCATCAATTCGCTGCCGTCTGAAGCAACAATTTCAGGGTTAATCATCACCATCAGGCCATGATTGGGGTGAGGTTTCCGGGAAACAGAAACATCAATGGCGACGATTCGAAGGGGATTGTCTACCTGGGGGGCGGCCAGGCCAACGCATCCGCGAAAGGATTGCAGCGTTTCGACAAAATCCCTGATGAATTGATCAACTGCCGCATCAATATTGGTCACCGGCTGGGATACGAGCTTGAGCCGGGGATCGGGAATCGTAAGGACATTCAGGATAGCCATTACAGTTCAGCTACCTCCACCGGGCGAACTCCAACCTGAACCCCTAATTCTTTCCCAATTCCTTCCAGTTCGAGGGTCAAATGTGATGGGTTGACCTCAGAGGGAACTTCGATTTCAAGCATCATCACATAGGTCGGGGAATTGTCTTTCCGGATGACCCGTGTGTTCATATCCGTAATGTTGACATCACGATCCGCTAAATGCTGGGTGATTCGATAAATAATGCCCGGCTGGTCTGAGCCGTACACGGAAATCAAAAACGGCAGGGTATGCGCCGATCCTTGGGCTCGGATGAGTTCGGCGGCTTCAATCGGGCAAACCGAGATGGATAAGCCCATCGGCGTTCCCGCATCGCGCAGGGCTGATTCCAGTCGGTCGCGATTTACGTCACTGTTGACCGTCAGCAACAAAATCATGGCAAATTCGCCGCCTAAGAGCGTGTGGCTTGAGTCTTCGATATTGCAGCCAAGTTCAAACAACACACGGGTGACTGCCGCAACAATGCCGGGTTGGTCTTTCCCAACTGCTGTCATGGCATAGTAGGTTTTGGTCGTTGCGTTTTTATCAATATCGGGGTGTGTTTCTGTCATTACCATAGAAATTTCCTATAAGAATTGAGGGCAACAGGTCTTATACCATTTAGGGTTCAGGGTTCAGGGTTCAAGGGAAATACAATCTTTTCAATAATTTAGCCTCCCCCTAATCCGAGAGTTTCATTGCAAAATGGTATTAACTACTCGCTACTCGCTACTCACTACTCGCTCGTTTAGGGTTTCCAGTCAACTAAAAAGATGTTGGTGTCTCCCTGGGCCAGGCTGTTGCGGTTTGAAGCAAAGACCAGCTTTTTACCGTCTGGTGAAAACATGGGGAAGCCATCAAAGGTGTCGTTAAAAGTTACCCGTTCCAACCCGGTTCCATCAATGTTTATCACGTACAACTCAAAGTTGCGCCCCTTTGGGTCGTCCATATTCGATGAAAAAATGATCTGTTTGCTGTTTGGCAGAAAGAAGGGGGCAAAATTGGCTTTGCCGTTTCGGGTCAATTGACGTTGATTTTTCCCATCGGCATCCATCACGAAAATTTCAAGGGTGGTCGGACGGATCAAATGTTCCTTGAGGAGTGACTGATAATCTTTGAGGATGGCATCAGTTGCCGGTCGGTGGGCGCGATAGACAATTTTTTTGTTATCTGGCGAATAAAAGGCGCCGCCGTCATAGCCTGGGGTATTGGTCAGTTGTTTGACATTTTTGCCATTGATATCCATCGAATACAGTTCCAAATCACCGGACCGATCAGAGGTAAAAATGATTTTCTTCCCATTGGGTGAAATGGTGGCTTCGGCGTCATAGCCAGGCGTCGTGGTCAATGGTTTGGGGTTGGATCCGTCCCGGTTGGCAATGAAGATGTCGTAATCTGGATAAAGTGCCCAGACATATCCCCGAGAAAAGTCCGGTTTGGGAGGACAGTCTTTGCTTCCAACATGGGTTGAGGAGTACAAAATCTGCTTCCCATTTTTCAAAAAGTAGGCGCAGGTACAGCGTCCATACCCGGTACTGACCAGTTTTAAATTCGAACCGTCCAGATTCATGGAATAGATCTGGTCACAGAGGTAGCCTTCACGGGTTGATTGAAAAATCAGTTGTTTTCCATCAAAGGAAAAATAAGCCTCGGCATTTTCACCACCGAACGTCAGTTGCTGGATGTCACCAAAATGTTTTTCGCGGGGATCAACTGGTGGCGGCTGATATTTTTCACGTGATTGGGGTTGGGGTTGAGGTGCTTTTTGCTGGGCCTGGGTACCTGGCGTCAGGTACAACCATGGCAAAGTCACACATGCCAAACAAGTTAGGAAAACAAGAGATGTTCTGACCACAGGGTAAAAGCTCCTCGACGGAATGTAGAATTGAGAATGAAGAATTAGGAAGTAAGAAAGATGACCGCTGTCTTTAAAATTGATACCTGGAAAAAATCAATCGCCGAACACTAAAGTTCCTCAACCAGTTGGCGCAATTCAGCCAGCGATGGAAGTGAGGTTCGCGCCCCAAGTTCACGGCATTTGAGCGCGGCAACCGCATTGGCAATCCGCATCGTGGTTTCAATTGGAAAGCCTTCAAGGATGCCATACAAAAAGCCTCCGCGAAAAGCATCTCCGGCACCCGTCGTATCTTTACAGGTCACCCTGAAGGCAGGTGTATGCACCAGTCGGTTCTCAACCAGCGCCAGTGACCCTTCCACTCCGAGCGTCATGGCGACAATCCGGCATCCAAACCGGTCATTCAACTGTCGTAAGGCTCGTTCCGGGTCGCTTTCGCCGGTAACCACAGTTGGAAAATCGGTTGAGGCGAGCAAATAGTCAACCAGGGGAAGCAACTCCTCCAGCCCTGGATAGAGTTCGTCAATGTCAATCGCCACTGGGATTTCGGCGGCACGCGCCCATCGGGCAGCCTGAATACTGGCGGCTACACTGTAACCGTCCAAATGCAGAATTCTGCCTGAGGTAATAATTTCTTCTGAGAGATCCGAAGGGGAAAAATTCAGCTTTTGATCGTGATGCCAGATGACCGTCCGCTCGCCGGTCTGGCCATCAATAATGATGTAGGCGATTTGGGTTTCCGCATCGGGCGCAACCAGAAGGGTCGTGGTATCAATGCCTTCCTGTTCAAGTGAAGCCCGTTGAAAGTCTCCGCTTTCATCGTTGCCAACTTTACCAAGATAACAGACGGATTTTCCAAGTCGTTTCAACGCGGTTAACGCAGTTGCAACCTGACCTCCAGCGGAACGAATGTGTCCCCGGAGCGGGACTTTCGTGTTAAAAGCCGGATAGGTATCAACCACAATGAGGGTATCAACGGCATTGAGACCAAGACCAACAACATCGTAGGGGCATGACATGGGAAGAGGCGACTGGGACAACTGGTGGGAGTCAGAAAATGGTTTTCAGGGATTGAGAGGGTGGGTTCAGGGTTTGGCATCTGGAGACTGGTGTTTAGAATGAAGAGATCCCAAGCACCAGTCTCCAGTTCCCAAAGCGTTCAATTAGCCATTGCCACCAGATTTATTCACGACCTGATTTTCAAGCACGCGAACTTCGACCCGACGATTTTCCTGGAGTTCATCTTTGGTCCGGGCTTCATCGTCAATTTTACCAGCGCCAATGTAGGTCACTCGATACAGGTCAATTCCGTGGGCCCGGAACAGATAGCGTTTGACTTCATCAGCGCGATTTTCGGTCAATTTTTCATTGTACCGAATCCCGCCGCGGCGGTCGGCATAGCCAGCGATTTCAATCCGGGTGCCTTTGCGGCCTTTGACATATGAGGCAATCGCGTCGAGTTCCGCTTTGGCTTCGGGGCTAAGTTCAAACCGACCCGTTTTGAAATAAACTTTTGCCGTCCGAACCACGACAAAGTTATCAATGTTTTTGCTGGTTTCAACCAGGTCCGTGCGCACGGCAACTGCTTTGCGATCAGCTTCAACCGCTTTGCGGTCGGCTTCGGTTGCTTTTCGTTCAGCTTCTTCGGCTTTCACGCTAACGGTATCAATCCGGCGGCTCAACCGATCATCAACTTCCTTAATCGCCGATGAATTGCGACGGACGGATTCTTCGAGTTCTGCTGTCCGCCCTTCCAGCGGGGCAACACGTTCGTCAATGGTTTTCCGGACAAACTTCTTGGTGGCACAGGCTTGTCCAACAAACATAACAGACAAAGCCAGCAACGTTGCTGTGATAAAACGTTGGCTCATGGGTTCTCCTCAAGTGGATAGATTGAAAAAGATGGTATCCCGCACATGTTGAATGAGCTTCAAATAGGGGAATCAAAAGGGAAAAGTGGAAAGTGCCGTCTTAAATATCAGATAGAGTCAGAAAGATCAATGCTTGGGGCAAAGGAAGGGATGAGGGATGAAGGATGAGGGATGAAAGAAAACCAATTCTTCACCCCAATGTCTTCAGCCCTTAGAAGGCTTGCCCAAAGCTGAAATGGATCTGAAGGCGTGAAAGTTTCTGGTTGGGAACCGCCACATAGCTTGGCGGATCCAGGTTGTACCCCAAATCTACCCGGATTGGACCCAATCCGGTTTTTAAGCGGATGCCAGTTCCAATTGTATTGGTAAACCCGCCCAGTCGGATATTGGACACTTTGTCAAAGACATTGCCGGTATCATAAAACGCGGCCCCGGTCAGAGCCCGAAAGATCGGGTACCGCAACTCGGCATTGAGCACAACCACGGCGTTTCCGCCAATCGGTTGATCGGTAATTGGGTCACGTGGGCCGGCCTGTTCAAAATCAAGCCCGCGAATGGTGTTGGCCCCGCCGGTGAAAAAGCGTTCGCTGATGGGAAGATTGGTTGATTCTCCGTACGGTCGGGCCAATCCAATGCGGATACTGCTGGCAAACGTGACGGATGGAATTTTCGGAACAGCTCGAAATTGCTGATATTGTCCGAACAGGCGCAAATAGCGCTCAGTTCCACCAAGCTTGGTTGATGCCAGCGACAGGTCAATAATCGAAAACGATCCTTTGGTGGCATCCAGGGCTGAATCACGACTGTCGCGCAGGTACGTGCTCGAAATCCGCCCGAGTTTAACGGGGCGGTTGTTTCGATCAAGGTCATCTCCTGAAATTTCAAGGTCAAACGGGCGGACATCGTCAAACTGATATCTGAAGATCAATGAGGTCAGGTCATTGAGTTTTCGTTCGGTGCGGAGCTGAACCGATTTTCGCTCAATGCTGAAGCTGACTTCCTGGGCACGCTGAAACAAATAGGTGGTCAGAAACGGCCACTGTGATCCAAAGAAATGGGGAAACTGGTACGACACCTGGCCTAATTGTTCCCGCTGGCTCAACCGGAAAATCAAACTTGCGGTTTGCAGGCGACCCAGCAGATTGCGGTTGGCAATTTCAAAGGAAAAGCGTGGGGTGGCCTGACGTTGAACTTCCTGTTGTTCAATCCCGACGCTGTATGACAGCGTGTAGCGTTTTCCTTCAGCCACATCAATAAACACATCATACAGATCGCGATAGGGACCATCTGACCGGACCGGCTGGATACGGGTCACCACTTGATTAAACAGACCCGTGGCGTACAGATTTTGTTCAGTCTGGCTTAATTTGCTTTGCTGGAGCAGGTTTCCTTTTTGATACAGCAGGTATTTCTGAACAATATGTTTATGCGTTCGACCGCGAACTGTCACAAACACGTCATTGATAAAAATGCGTTTGCCTTCCTCGATTTGATAGGTGACTTTGGCTTCGTTGGGGGCATTGTCCGCAAATTCGATTTTGGGGGTAATCACTGCCCGGGCATAGCCGGCTTCTTCATACAGCCCATAGAGTTGGTTGATGTCCTGGTTGAGTCGTTCTTGCGAAAAGTAGTTATCATCCGGAGCGCGTTGGAGCAGTTCCATTTGTAACCGGTCTGAGGTAAAGGTGGTATTTCCAATAAAGGCCACCTCTTTGACCAGGGTGCGCTGGCCTTCATCAACCACAAAGGTCACTTCAAAATCAGGTTTGTCGGGCAGAATTCCCAGCCGCCGTTCAGTTACGCGCGCCTGTAAATATCCCAAATTCCGAAGTTTCCGCTCAATCAGCGTTGAATCAGTGGTGAGGCTTTCGAGGCTGGTTTTTCCACGTGACCGGGGAAGGATCCCGGCTGGCTGGGAGAGTAACTCCGGACCGATTTCAATCATCGTAAATTCATCGGTTCCAAGGAGTTTGATGACTTCGAGACGATACCGCCGGTCTTTTTCCACTGTATATACCACCTCTGCTTTTTCCTCAAAGACTGACTTGGTGTAATCAACCGCCGCAAAGAAGTACCCCTGGGTTTGTAAGTAGGTCAGCATTTTGC contains these protein-coding regions:
- a CDS encoding NHL repeat-containing protein — protein: GTNQVRAPQGVAVDQNGNLYVADTGNGRVMRFNGGTPGAGVVIATNGTASGQVTSPRGLAVNEVFTLYVTDESASRIMRISNAHTTVSGTSGTMQATLGTALNRVKNPQGVAVDEAGNVYVADTGNSRILRWANGNPNNSTALALLGSGLGQVNKAEGVSVNQFFSGPFANQSLLVVGDTLNNRVQCRLIPTGGWALLGSPNGVGGGVGQFRAPSKVR
- a CDS encoding formylglycine-generating enzyme family protein, which gives rise to MVLIPAGTFQMGSHIGDPAEAPIHQVKLDAFYLDQMEVTNRQFRNFVEITGYKSEGRWDRYATPGREGHPVVSVTWNDAVAYARWIGKRLPTEAEWEYAARAGRDSAQYACGGEAREVTAQEANFGHLDVPDKRSHPLEGIQTVVITSFPPNPFGLYDMAGNAAEWCADWYDPQYYRVSPEINPPGPNFGRGRVVRGGSWNEQKNYLRISHRMGMPPGSIGFIFGFRCAQDVPKPPKPKGWLWSAVA
- the def gene encoding peptide deformylase — translated: MAILNVLTIPDPRLKLVSQPVTNIDAAVDQFIRDFVETLQSFRGCVGLAAPQVDNPLRIVAIDVSVSRKPHPNHGLMVMINPEIVASDGSELMREGCLSIPDFTGNVRRSVQIALRYTDPTGKEYNLETEGFEARAIQHEIDHLNGLLFLDRVSSLKDDVFRRKNYL
- a CDS encoding amino acid-binding protein, yielding MTETHPDIDKNATTKTYYAMTAVGKDQPGIVAAVTRVLFELGCNIEDSSHTLLGGEFAMILLLTVNSDVNRDRLESALRDAGTPMGLSISVCPIEAAELIRAQGSAHTLPFLISVYGSDQPGIIYRITQHLADRDVNITDMNTRVIRKDNSPTYVMMLEIEVPSEVNPSHLTLELEGIGKELGVQVGVRPVEVAEL
- a CDS encoding PD40 domain-containing protein, which produces MACVTLPWLYLTPGTQAQQKAPQPQPQSREKYQPPPVDPREKHFGDIQQLTFGGENAEAYFSFDGKQLIFQSTREGYLCDQIYSMNLDGSNLKLVSTGYGRCTCAYFLKNGKQILYSSTHVGSKDCPPKPDFSRGYVWALYPDYDIFIANRDGSNPKPLTTTPGYDAEATISPNGKKIIFTSDRSGDLELYSMDINGKNVKQLTNTPGYDGGAFYSPDNKKIVYRAHRPATDAILKDYQSLLKEHLIRPTTLEIFVMDADGKNQRQLTRNGKANFAPFFLPNSKQIIFSSNMDDPKGRNFELYVINIDGTGLERVTFNDTFDGFPMFSPDGKKLVFASNRNSLAQGDTNIFLVDWKP
- a CDS encoding ribokinase, which gives rise to MSCPYDVVGLGLNAVDTLIVVDTYPAFNTKVPLRGHIRSAGGQVATALTALKRLGKSVCYLGKVGNDESGDFQRASLEQEGIDTTTLLVAPDAETQIAYIIIDGQTGERTVIWHHDQKLNFSPSDLSEEIITSGRILHLDGYSVAASIQAARWARAAEIPVAIDIDELYPGLEELLPLVDYLLASTDFPTVVTGESDPERALRQLNDRFGCRIVAMTLGVEGSLALVENRLVHTPAFRVTCKDTTGAGDAFRGGFLYGILEGFPIETTMRIANAVAALKCRELGARTSLPSLAELRQLVEEL
- a CDS encoding OmpA family protein, with the translated sequence MSQRFITATLLALSVMFVGQACATKKFVRKTIDERVAPLEGRTAELEESVRRNSSAIKEVDDRLSRRIDTVSVKAEEAERKATEADRKAVEADRKAVAVRTDLVETSKNIDNFVVVRTAKVYFKTGRFELSPEAKAELDAIASYVKGRKGTRIEIAGYADRRGGIRYNEKLTENRADEVKRYLFRAHGIDLYRVTYIGAGKIDDEARTKDELQENRRVEVRVLENQVVNKSGGNG
- a CDS encoding BamA/TamA family outer membrane protein gives rise to the protein MRQKQIQNGYLMRLICTSVLALMGGWTAPVAGQNISSTIPNSVLQPPPAEISQDSTFASQSNLRSGSSLEGQRIARIDLEVQFSNGSPATDNGLRDLLNVRAGEEYSPVIIHQALHRIHQSGRASNAQVFLIKGDIAGTVVLRFVITRQERVKDIFFNGNQFFSPEELRARLVGLDVNAPLSKRAVEDGQRTVLNVFQEKGFFQAKIDWTISGPDVDGRVDITYRILQGDQALLAKPLQIEGDVKVELKKLTEKLKSKPGIPYTTDLVQSDLEKIRQWHLDANYLNPQISLPFADYDPGTNAVTVSVNVGSGPLVDLKIEGYDLSRKEQEKVLPILRYGGLDDFVLEDGKRKMLTYLQTQGYFFAAVDYTKSVFEEKAEVVYTVEKDRRYRLEVIKLLGTDEFTMIEIGPELLSQPAGILPRSRGKTSLESLTTDSTLIERKLRNLGYLQARVTERRLGILPDKPDFEVTFVVDEGQRTLVKEVAFIGNTTFTSDRLQMELLQRAPDDNYFSQERLNQDINQLYGLYEEAGYARAVITPKIEFADNAPNEAKVTYQIEEGKRIFINDVFVTVRGRTHKHIVQKYLLYQKGNLLQQSKLSQTEQNLYATGLFNQVVTRIQPVRSDGPYRDLYDVFIDVAEGKRYTLSYSVGIEQQEVQRQATPRFSFEIANRNLLGRLQTASLIFRLSQREQLGQVSYQFPHFFGSQWPFLTTYLFQRAQEVSFSIERKSVQLRTERKLNDLTSLIFRYQFDDVRPFDLEISGDDLDRNNRPVKLGRISSTYLRDSRDSALDATKGSFSIIDLSLASTKLGGTERYLRLFGQYQQFRAVPKIPSVTFASSIRIGLARPYGESTNLPISERFFTGGANTIRGLDFEQAGPRDPITDQPIGGNAVVVLNAELRYPIFRALTGAAFYDTGNVFDKVSNIRLGGFTNTIGTGIRLKTGLGPIRVDLGYNLDPPSYVAVPNQKLSRLQIHFSFGQAF